One stretch of Paroedura picta isolate Pp20150507F chromosome 13, Ppicta_v3.0, whole genome shotgun sequence DNA includes these proteins:
- the CRKL gene encoding crk-like protein translates to MSSAARFDASDRSAWYAGPLSRAEAQSRLQGQRHGTFLVRDSSTCPGDYVLSVSENTRVSHYIINSLPGRRFKIGDQEFEHLPALLDFYKIHYLDTTTLIEPAPRYPAPLLGSGSAPTVPAAEENVEYVRTLYDFPGNDAEDLPFKKGEILVIVDKPEEQWWSARNKDGRVGMIPVPYVEKLVRSSPHGNRNSNSYGIPEPAHAYAQPQTTNPLPNVSSAPGAVINPLPSTQNGPVYAKAIQKRVPCAYDKTALALEVGDIVKVTRMNINGQWEGEVNGRKGLFPFTHVKIIDPQNPDENE, encoded by the exons ATGTCGTCAGCGGCCCGCTTTGACGCGTCCGACCGCTCGGCCTGGTACGCGGGCCCGCTGTCGAGGGCGGAGGCGCAGTCGCGGCTGCAGGGCCAGCGCCACGGGACCTTCCTGGTGCGCGACTCGTCCACTTGCCCCGGCGACTACGTGCTGTCCGTCTCGGAGAACACGCGCGTCTCGCACTACATCATCAACTCGCTGCCCGGGCGGCGCTTCAAGATCGGCGACCAGGAGTTCGAGCACCTGCCGGCCCTGCTCGACTTCTACAAGATCCACTACCTGGACACCACCACCCTCATCGAGCCCGCGCCCAG GTATCCAGCTCCACTATTGGGATCTGGATCAGCCCCCACTGTGCCTGCTGCAGAAGAGAATGTGGAATACGTTCGGACTCTTTATGATTTCCCTGGTAATGATGCAGAAGATTTGCCATTTAAAAAGGGGGAGATACTGGTCATTGTAGACAAGCCAGAAGAACAGTGGTGGAGTGCCAGAAACAAAGATGGCCGTGTTGGGATGATCCCTGTTCCTTATGTTGAGAAGCTTGTGAGATCTTCCCCACATGGGAACAGGAATTCCAACAGCTATGGGATTCCTGAACCTGCCCATGCTTATGCTCAGCCTCAGACCACAAATCCTCTTCCCAATGTATCTAGTGCTCCTGGGGCAGTGATCAACCCACTTCCATCAACGCAAAATGGACCAGTCTATGCCAAAGCAATTCAGAAGAGAGTTCCATGTGCTTATGACAAGACCGCCTTGGCATTAGAG GTTGGTGATATTGTGAAGGTCACAAGGATGAATATAAATGGTCAGTGGGAAGGTGAAGTCAATGGTCGGAAAGGTCTTTTCCCTTTCACACATGTCAAAATAATTGACCCTCAGAATCCTGATGAAAATGAGTGA
- the LOC143822583 gene encoding T-box-containing protein TBX6L-like isoform X2 gives MIITKSGRRMFPQCKIRVSGLIPYAKYLMLVDFVPVDNFRYKWNKDQWEVAGKAEPQLPRRTYVHPDSPALGSHWMKEPISFQKLKLTNNTLDQQGHTVLHSMHRYKPRFHVMQADDPFSARWSPFQTFSFPETVFTSVTAYQNEKITKLKIYNNPFAKGFREHGRNTRREGRGQKNSSAKGQKRALMEEPKPDAELDLERSENMVVKEESHAMPISSSCPFWVSEQNSIHGIPTESDSGEHTEPPAQEQHVPTSLSSSQAYRCHEMGDSPLAAPLQDIRARCHTLDLAMVPEQDAKQLSEGFPGLPPLSIPFPPPQDYSGMASSAGEPAGKPGLRRPMYSPYAPDQNLSQWMVSPPAQYRAVTYSAFSTDYSTQAASGSAHGSMADWGQYSLFPYACW, from the exons ATGATTATCACAAAGTCTGGACG ACGAATGTTCCCACAATGCAAGATCAGGGTCTCTGGCTTGATCCCTTATGCCAAATATCTGATGCTTGTAGATTTTGTGCCAGTAGACAACTTCAGGTATAAG tGGAACAAAGACCAGtgggaagtggctggcaaagcaGAGCCTCAGCTGCCCCGTCGGACGTACGTGCACCCCGACTCTCCTGCCCTGGGCAGTCACTGGATGAAGGAACCCATCTCCTTTCAGAAGCTCAAACTGACCAACAACACCTTGGACCAGCAGGGCCAT ACTGTCCTTCACTCGATGCACCGCTACAAGCCTCGCTTCCACGTCATGCAGGCGGACGACCCGTTCAGTGCCCGCTGGAGCCCCTTCCAGACATTCAGCTTCCCAGAGACGGTCTTCACCTCTGTCACTGCGTACCAAAATGagaag ATCACAAAACTCAAGATCTACAACAATCCATTTGCAAAAGGCTTCCGAGAACATGGGAGGAACACACGCAG GGAGGGACGAGGCCAGAAGAACAGCTCAGCCAAAGGTCagaagagagccctgatggaagaACCCAAACCTGATGCAGAACTGG ATTTGGAGAGGAGTGAGAACATGGTGGTGAAGGAAGAAAGCCATGCCATGCCGATTAGTAGCAGCTGCCCCTTCTGGGTCTCAGAGCAAAACAGCATCCACGGTATCCCTACAGAGTCCGATTCAGGGGAGCACACAGAGCCACCTGCCCAAGAGCAGCATGTGCCAACATCACTTTCATCTTCCCAGGCATACAG GTGCCATGAGATGGGTGATAGTCCactggcagcacctctccaggACATCCGGGCCAGATGTCACACACTGGACTTAGCCATGGTTCCTGAGCAGGATGCCAAGCAGCTTTCAGAAGGCTTCCCTGGTCTGCCACCACTTTCCATCCCTTTTCCACCTCCGCAAGATTACTCCGGAATGGCTAGTTCAGCAGGAGAGCCTGCAGGGAAACCAGGACTCCGGAGGCCTATGTACAGCCCCTATGCCCCTGATCAAAACCTCAGCCAGTGGATGGTTTCTCCCCCAGCCCAATATAGGGCTGTAACCTATTCTGCATTTTCCACAGACTACAGTACCCAGGCTGCCTCAGGGTCTGCCCATGGTAGCATGGCAGACTGGGGCCAATACTCTTTGTTCCCTTATGCCTGCTGGTAA
- the LOC143822583 gene encoding T-box-containing protein TBX6L-like isoform X1 yields the protein MQAVPETKVAPHLGVSPSSLDTSPHHSSVVVSLEDQDLWNKFHQVGTEMIITKSGRRMFPQCKIRVSGLIPYAKYLMLVDFVPVDNFRYKWNKDQWEVAGKAEPQLPRRTYVHPDSPALGSHWMKEPISFQKLKLTNNTLDQQGHTVLHSMHRYKPRFHVMQADDPFSARWSPFQTFSFPETVFTSVTAYQNEKITKLKIYNNPFAKGFREHGRNTRREGRGQKNSSAKGQKRALMEEPKPDAELDLERSENMVVKEESHAMPISSSCPFWVSEQNSIHGIPTESDSGEHTEPPAQEQHVPTSLSSSQAYRCHEMGDSPLAAPLQDIRARCHTLDLAMVPEQDAKQLSEGFPGLPPLSIPFPPPQDYSGMASSAGEPAGKPGLRRPMYSPYAPDQNLSQWMVSPPAQYRAVTYSAFSTDYSTQAASGSAHGSMADWGQYSLFPYACW from the exons ATGCAAGCTGTGCCTG AAACCAAAGTGGCCCCTCACCTGGGGGTTTCTCCTTCATCCCTGGACACCTCCCCTCATCACAGCTCTGTTGTGGTCTCTCTCGAAGACCAGGACCTCTGGAACAAGTTTCACCAAGTGGGAACTGAGATGATTATCACAAAGTCTGGACG ACGAATGTTCCCACAATGCAAGATCAGGGTCTCTGGCTTGATCCCTTATGCCAAATATCTGATGCTTGTAGATTTTGTGCCAGTAGACAACTTCAGGTATAAG tGGAACAAAGACCAGtgggaagtggctggcaaagcaGAGCCTCAGCTGCCCCGTCGGACGTACGTGCACCCCGACTCTCCTGCCCTGGGCAGTCACTGGATGAAGGAACCCATCTCCTTTCAGAAGCTCAAACTGACCAACAACACCTTGGACCAGCAGGGCCAT ACTGTCCTTCACTCGATGCACCGCTACAAGCCTCGCTTCCACGTCATGCAGGCGGACGACCCGTTCAGTGCCCGCTGGAGCCCCTTCCAGACATTCAGCTTCCCAGAGACGGTCTTCACCTCTGTCACTGCGTACCAAAATGagaag ATCACAAAACTCAAGATCTACAACAATCCATTTGCAAAAGGCTTCCGAGAACATGGGAGGAACACACGCAG GGAGGGACGAGGCCAGAAGAACAGCTCAGCCAAAGGTCagaagagagccctgatggaagaACCCAAACCTGATGCAGAACTGG ATTTGGAGAGGAGTGAGAACATGGTGGTGAAGGAAGAAAGCCATGCCATGCCGATTAGTAGCAGCTGCCCCTTCTGGGTCTCAGAGCAAAACAGCATCCACGGTATCCCTACAGAGTCCGATTCAGGGGAGCACACAGAGCCACCTGCCCAAGAGCAGCATGTGCCAACATCACTTTCATCTTCCCAGGCATACAG GTGCCATGAGATGGGTGATAGTCCactggcagcacctctccaggACATCCGGGCCAGATGTCACACACTGGACTTAGCCATGGTTCCTGAGCAGGATGCCAAGCAGCTTTCAGAAGGCTTCCCTGGTCTGCCACCACTTTCCATCCCTTTTCCACCTCCGCAAGATTACTCCGGAATGGCTAGTTCAGCAGGAGAGCCTGCAGGGAAACCAGGACTCCGGAGGCCTATGTACAGCCCCTATGCCCCTGATCAAAACCTCAGCCAGTGGATGGTTTCTCCCCCAGCCCAATATAGGGCTGTAACCTATTCTGCATTTTCCACAGACTACAGTACCCAGGCTGCCTCAGGGTCTGCCCATGGTAGCATGGCAGACTGGGGCCAATACTCTTTGTTCCCTTATGCCTGCTGGTAA